A genome region from Solanum pennellii chromosome 12, SPENNV200 includes the following:
- the LOC107006608 gene encoding proton pump-interactor 1-like: MASQSARVPAETVSEKKNLPKENKKMNNGAKVNEPIKFGSHGTKEPIKEEGKKVPVTALRKDAVEDWPEPKQIHSFYIVRYRRFEDQNLKPKFDQAEKELQKMNKTRFQLIEKLRARRAERSELFGQRKPVSAENQEFRTVIEGKRKEIKPLQDALGKLRGPRKDGREGGVGLCSSEAELDNLIKSLQYRIQHESIPLTEEKKILREIKQLEGTRGEIKENVALRAQIQDSMGEKESIQKQVKLISGGLDGVHKEQQAVKAKLKILDDQLDANTGQIKSLDEELKEVTKKRDAAFVRVQELRNQREEANAPFYKNVALLQKAKLLADKKDVEALKELSLTEVDRFISLWSGKPFRDDYERRILASLDIRQLSRDGRMRNPDEKRLVLPQAQTVAQPEIVEKTTVKPSKEESEPAQKVNKEKNTKKTKDASSNVTDTKEKNTKKPKDASSKVTETNYIFDIEEEIHGLEKQPKDVKPKNKETDEAKLKEMKREEEIAKNRQAMERKKKLKEKAAAKAAIKAQKEAEKRKLKELEKKAKKNAGDLVTEEPVEIVAEEVKLEENIETPAAPKLKEPKGKAVKHRAARAKSTEIPKTILKRKKAINYWLLAAPAALVVPLLLLAFSHLL, encoded by the exons TGTTCCAGCTGAAACTGTAAGCGAAAAGAAGAACCTTCcgaaggaaaataaaaaaatgaataatggtGCAAAGGTTAATGAGCCTATTAAATTTGGCTCTCATGGTACTAAAGAACCAATTAAGGAGGAAGGGAAAAAAGTTCCTGTTACCGCCCTCCGAAAGGATGCAGTTGAGGACTGGCCTGAACCTAAGCAGATCCATTCTTTCTACATTGTAAGATATCGAAGATTTGAAGACCAAAACCTGAAGCCCAAATTTGATCAGGCAGAAAAAGAGCTACagaaaatgaacaaaacaaGATTTCAGCTTATTGAAAAATTGCGAGCCAGGAGG GCCGAACGATCAGAGTTGTTTGGTCAAAGGAAACCTGTGAGTGCTGAGAATCAGGAGTTTCGGACAGTAATCGAAGGGAAGAGAAAGGAAATAAAACCTCTGCAGGATGCGTTGGGAAAGCTCCGTGGTCCTAGGAAAGATGGGAGAGAAGGAGGTGTTGGTCTGTGTTCATCTGAGGCGGAGCTTGATAATCTT ATTAAGAGTCTGCAGTACCGCATCCAGCATGAAAGCATTCCTCTAACAGAAGAGAAGAAAATTCTAAGAGAAATTAAACAACTTGAAGGAACAAGGGGAGAGATTAAAGAAAATGTAGCTCTGAGGGCACAGATTCAGGATTCAATGGGTGAAAAAGAATCAATACAAAAGCAGGTCAAG CTTATAAGTGGTGGACTTGACGGGGTTCACAAGGAGCAACAGGCAGTTAAGGCCAAGCTGAAGATACTAGATGATCAGCTCGATGCGAATACCGGCCAGATCAAATCTTTGGATGAGGAACTGAAGGAAGTAACAAAGAAGAGGGATGCAGCTTTTGTACGCGTTCAGGAATTGAGAAATCAACGGGAAGAAGCG AATGCGCCTTTCTACAAAAACGTTGCACTGTTGCAAAAGGCAAAACTGCTAGCAGACAAGAAGGATGTTGAAGCCCTTAAAGAACTCTCACTTACTGAG GTCGATAGATTCATCTCACTATGGAGTGGCAAGCCCTTTAGGGATGACTATGAGAGGAGAATTTTGGCATCACTTGATATTAGGCAGTTGAGCAGGGATGGCAGGATGCGGAACCCTGATGAGAAGCGACTTGTCTTACCACAGGCGCAGACTGTTGCACAGCCTGAGATTGTTGAGAAAACTACTGTAAAACCGTCAAAGGAAGAATCAGAGCCTGCTCAGAAAGTAAACAAAGAGAAGAACACCAAGAAGACGAAAGATGCAAGTAGCAACGTTACGGATACTAAAGAGAAGAACACCAAGAAGCCGAAAGATGCAAGTAGCAAAGTTACGGAAACTAACTACATCTTTGATATTGAAGAGGAGATCCATGGTTTAGAAAAGCAACCCAAGGATGTGAAACCAAAAAACAAGGAAACTGATGAAGCAAAATTGAAGGAAATGAAGAGAGAGGAGGAGATTGCGAAAAATCGACAGGCAATggaaaggaaaaagaagttgaaagaGAAAGCAGCTGCTAAAGCAGCAATAAAAGCTCAGAAAGAAGCTGAAAAGAGGAAACTCAAG GAACTTGAGAAGAAGGCGAAGAAGAACGCTGGAGATTTAGTTACTGAGGAACCAGTTGAAATAGTTGCTGAAGAAGTGAAGTTGGAGGAAAACATTGAAACACCAGCTGCACCTAAGCTCAAGGAGCCTAAAGGGAAAGCTGTCAAGCATCGAGCAGCACGAGCAAAAAGCACAGAAATTCCTAAAACTATACTTAAACGCAAAAAGGCGATTAACTATTGGCTATTGGCTGCTCCTGCTGCGCTTGTAGTTCCGCTACTTCTTCTAGCATTCTCACATCTTCTCTAG